Proteins co-encoded in one Arthrobacter globiformis genomic window:
- the cysD gene encoding sulfate adenylyltransferase subunit CysD, whose amino-acid sequence MSTFLTEESTLVTDAAASTRLSSLDTLESEAIHIIREVVAEFEKPALLFSGGKDSVVMLHLATKAFWPGKVPFPVLHVDTGHNFPEVIDFRDRTVERLGLKLVVGSVQEFIDRGELAERADGTRNPLQTVPLLDAIQSNKFDAVFGGGRRDEDKARAKERILSLRDEFGQWDPRNQRPELWNLYNGRHTVGQHVRAFPISNWTELDVWRYIERENIELPGLYYAHDREVFARDGMWRAVGEVSQPLPHEEVITKTVRYRTVGDMSCTGAVESAAATVRDVVIEVAASTITERGATRADDRISEAAMEDRKKDGYF is encoded by the coding sequence ATGAGCACTTTCCTAACTGAGGAGTCCACCCTGGTGACCGACGCAGCTGCCTCAACGCGCCTCTCCAGCCTGGACACCCTCGAATCCGAAGCGATCCACATCATCCGCGAGGTTGTTGCCGAGTTCGAGAAGCCGGCGCTGCTGTTCTCCGGCGGCAAGGATTCCGTGGTCATGCTGCACCTGGCCACCAAGGCGTTCTGGCCGGGCAAGGTCCCCTTCCCGGTGCTGCACGTGGACACCGGCCACAACTTCCCCGAGGTCATCGACTTCCGCGACCGGACGGTGGAGCGGCTGGGACTGAAGCTCGTCGTCGGCAGCGTTCAGGAATTCATCGACCGCGGCGAGCTGGCGGAGCGTGCCGACGGCACCCGCAACCCGCTGCAGACCGTTCCGCTGCTGGACGCCATCCAGTCCAACAAGTTCGACGCCGTCTTCGGCGGCGGCCGCCGCGACGAGGACAAGGCCCGCGCCAAGGAGCGCATCCTGAGCCTGCGCGACGAGTTCGGCCAGTGGGACCCGCGCAACCAGCGCCCCGAACTGTGGAACCTCTACAACGGCCGCCACACGGTGGGCCAGCACGTGCGTGCGTTCCCCATCAGCAACTGGACCGAGCTGGACGTGTGGCGCTACATCGAGCGCGAAAACATTGAACTTCCGGGCCTGTACTACGCCCACGACCGCGAGGTCTTCGCCCGCGACGGCATGTGGCGTGCGGTGGGCGAGGTGTCCCAGCCGCTGCCGCACGAGGAAGTCATCACCAAGACCGTCCGCTACCGGACCGTCGGTGACATGTCCTGCACCGGCGCCGTCGAATCGGCCGCCGCCACCGTGCGCGACGTCGTGATCGAAGTTGCTGCCTCCACCATCACCGAACGTGGCGCCACCCGTGCGGATGACCGCATCTCCGAGGCCGCCATGGAAGACCGCAAGAAGGACGGCTACTTCTAA
- a CDS encoding phosphoadenylyl-sulfate reductase, giving the protein MVGSEGAAAASPASTGSPAKRSTEELKALAEAGAAELGWDAPARDVIAWVERNFDMPAVAVACSMADAVLPALVADQLPGVDVLFLETGYHFPETYATRDEVAANLRVNVVDVLPENTVEQQDRLLGKDLFARDAAQCCALRKVAPLRRTLSGYELWFTGVRRDEAPTRTNTPLVTWDEANGLVKVNPMAAWTFDQLVQYSDDNLLPVNPLLSQGYPSIGCQPCTRKVAPGEDPRAGRWAGTNKTECGLHV; this is encoded by the coding sequence GTGGTTGGGTCTGAAGGGGCGGCGGCGGCATCGCCTGCCAGCACCGGGTCACCCGCGAAGCGCTCCACCGAGGAGCTGAAGGCCCTGGCCGAGGCCGGCGCCGCCGAGCTCGGCTGGGACGCCCCGGCCCGCGACGTCATTGCCTGGGTCGAGCGCAACTTCGACATGCCCGCCGTCGCCGTCGCCTGCTCCATGGCCGACGCCGTGCTGCCCGCGCTCGTCGCGGACCAGCTTCCCGGCGTTGACGTCCTGTTCCTCGAGACCGGCTACCACTTCCCGGAAACCTACGCCACACGTGACGAGGTGGCCGCGAACCTCCGCGTCAACGTGGTGGACGTGCTCCCCGAGAACACTGTGGAGCAGCAGGACCGCCTCCTGGGCAAGGACCTGTTCGCCCGCGACGCCGCCCAGTGCTGCGCCCTCCGCAAGGTGGCTCCGCTGCGCCGCACCCTCTCCGGCTACGAACTGTGGTTCACCGGCGTCCGCCGCGACGAGGCCCCCACCCGCACCAACACTCCGCTGGTGACGTGGGACGAGGCCAACGGCCTGGTCAAGGTCAACCCAATGGCCGCCTGGACGTTCGACCAGCTGGTCCAGTACTCCGACGACAACCTCCTGCCCGTCAACCCGCTCCTGTCCCAGGGCTACCCCTCCATCGGTTGCCAGCCTTGCACCCGCAAGGTGGCACCCGGCGAGGACCCCCGCGCCGGCCGCTGGGCAGGAACCAACAAGACAGAATGCGGATTACACGTATGA